The following proteins are co-located in the Myroides profundi genome:
- a CDS encoding M13 family metallopeptidase, protein MNKRVLLTSAFAVVSLVACKDAKNTTEQEDQVAHGINLEYMDKNVKPGDDFFRYVNGAWYDKTEIPNDRTRWGSFDELRQNTDKDALAILREAAEDSKLDPKSDQAKAVAVFQTYLDEAKRNELGVAPLKPYLDKINAIKTPEDATKLINELVTEGGLGLYSIYVYADAKSSQENTVYISLGSLGLPDRDYYVLKDKDITEKRDQYVAHVARMLELAGEPKEEATTDSKRVLAIETKMAEPRLTRVERRDSRLTYNPMTVAELQKLTPAVDWNAYIAATGLKNVEKLIVSQPKYMKALNEILSAKNIEDIKAYMKWTLVNKNASFLSTEMEKANWEFYSKTLEGAKEQRPVDERALAVVNGTVGEALGQLYVAKKFPAEAKAKAQAMIKNVLTAFGDRIKALPWMAEETKKGALEKLATTTVKIGYPDKWEDYSAMDIKAPKDGGNHFENMKNATKWDFAKNMEDFGKPVDKSRWGMAPQTVNAYFNPIYNEIVFPAAILQPPFYDYKADEAINYGGIGAVIGHEISHSFDDSGARYDKNGNLNNWWTDADLTSFTKLGDALAAQYSALEPLPGVFVDGKFTLGENIGDLGGVNAAYDGLQIYLKENGDPGLIDGFTPQQRFFISWGTIWRTKARDEAIKNQVKTDPHAPGHYRAYVPLQNVDAFYQAFDIKEGDKLYIKPEERVKIW, encoded by the coding sequence ATGAACAAAAGAGTTTTATTAACCTCTGCCTTCGCTGTAGTATCATTAGTAGCTTGTAAAGATGCTAAAAATACAACAGAGCAAGAAGATCAAGTAGCTCATGGAATCAACCTAGAATACATGGATAAAAATGTAAAGCCTGGTGATGACTTTTTCCGTTATGTAAACGGTGCTTGGTATGACAAAACAGAAATTCCAAATGACAGAACACGTTGGGGAAGTTTTGATGAATTAAGACAAAACACAGATAAGGATGCCCTTGCTATCCTTAGAGAGGCTGCTGAAGACTCTAAACTTGATCCTAAATCTGATCAAGCTAAAGCTGTAGCTGTATTCCAAACTTACTTAGATGAAGCTAAGAGAAATGAATTAGGAGTAGCTCCTCTTAAACCTTACTTAGATAAAATCAATGCAATCAAAACTCCAGAAGATGCGACTAAACTAATCAACGAATTAGTAACTGAAGGAGGATTAGGATTATATTCTATCTACGTATATGCAGATGCAAAAAGCTCTCAAGAGAATACAGTATACATCAGTTTAGGTTCTTTAGGTTTACCTGATCGTGATTATTATGTATTAAAAGATAAAGACATCACTGAAAAACGTGACCAATACGTAGCACACGTAGCACGTATGTTAGAATTAGCTGGTGAGCCTAAAGAAGAGGCTACTACAGATTCTAAACGTGTATTAGCGATCGAAACTAAAATGGCTGAACCTCGCCTTACTAGAGTAGAGCGTAGAGATAGCCGTCTTACTTATAACCCTATGACAGTAGCTGAGCTTCAAAAATTAACACCTGCTGTTGATTGGAATGCTTATATCGCTGCTACAGGATTAAAGAACGTTGAAAAGCTAATTGTATCTCAACCGAAATACATGAAAGCGCTTAACGAAATCCTTTCTGCTAAGAATATCGAAGATATCAAAGCGTATATGAAATGGACTTTAGTGAACAAAAATGCTAGCTTCTTGTCTACTGAAATGGAGAAAGCGAACTGGGAGTTCTACTCTAAAACATTAGAAGGTGCTAAAGAACAAAGACCTGTTGACGAAAGAGCATTAGCTGTAGTTAACGGTACTGTAGGAGAAGCTTTAGGACAATTATACGTTGCTAAAAAATTCCCTGCTGAAGCGAAAGCAAAAGCTCAGGCGATGATTAAAAACGTACTTACAGCTTTCGGTGATCGTATCAAAGCATTACCATGGATGGCTGAAGAAACTAAAAAAGGTGCTTTAGAAAAATTAGCAACTACAACAGTGAAAATCGGTTACCCTGACAAATGGGAAGATTACTCAGCTATGGATATTAAAGCTCCTAAAGACGGTGGTAATCACTTCGAAAACATGAAGAATGCTACTAAATGGGATTTTGCTAAAAACATGGAAGACTTCGGTAAACCTGTAGATAAATCTCGTTGGGGAATGGCTCCACAGACAGTGAACGCTTACTTCAACCCTATCTATAACGAAATCGTATTCCCTGCTGCTATCTTACAACCTCCATTCTATGATTATAAAGCTGACGAAGCGATTAACTATGGTGGTATCGGAGCTGTAATCGGACACGAGATCTCTCACAGTTTTGATGACTCAGGAGCTCGTTATGATAAAAACGGAAACTTAAACAACTGGTGGACTGACGCTGACTTAACTAGTTTCACTAAATTAGGTGATGCTTTAGCTGCTCAGTACAGCGCATTAGAGCCTCTACCAGGTGTATTCGTAGACGGTAAATTCACTTTAGGTGAGAATATCGGAGACTTAGGTGGTGTTAATGCTGCTTATGACGGATTACAAATCTATTTAAAAGAAAATGGTGATCCAGGTCTAATCGACGGATTCACACCTCAACAACGTTTCTTTATCTCTTGGGGAACTATCTGGAGAACTAAAGCTCGTGATGAGGCAATTAAAAACCAAGTGAAAACTGACCCTCACGCTCCTGGACACTACAGAGCG
- the trpA gene encoding tryptophan synthase subunit alpha, producing MNNRINTLFTEKKSNILSIYFTAGYPALEDTMTILKNLDNAGVDLVEIGMPFSDPLADGPVIQHSSEQALLNGITVSKLFEQLKEMRQHITIPVVLMGYLNPVMRYGIEAFISKCAEVGVDGIILPDLPMDYYVSHFKTHCDQHNVSNIMLISNDTSTERVRHIDEQTDGFIYLVSSNGTTGSNKSLEEQQAYYKHIQDLKLKNPALIGFGVRDKHTYDLTNQYSSGAIIGTAFMKHINEHGISEESIHNFIKSIR from the coding sequence ATGAATAATAGAATCAACACACTCTTCACCGAGAAGAAATCCAATATACTTTCTATATACTTCACAGCAGGCTATCCTGCCTTAGAAGACACGATGACCATCTTAAAAAACCTAGATAACGCAGGTGTGGATTTAGTAGAAATAGGCATGCCATTCTCAGACCCACTAGCAGACGGGCCAGTTATACAGCATAGCAGTGAACAGGCGTTGCTAAATGGTATCACAGTCTCTAAGCTATTCGAACAATTAAAAGAAATGAGACAACACATTACTATCCCTGTTGTCTTAATGGGGTACCTCAACCCTGTAATGCGTTATGGTATAGAAGCATTCATCAGTAAATGTGCAGAAGTAGGTGTAGATGGTATTATCCTACCAGACTTACCTATGGACTACTACGTATCCCATTTCAAGACACACTGTGATCAACACAACGTCAGTAATATCATGCTGATAAGTAATGATACTTCGACAGAACGTGTGCGCCATATAGATGAGCAGACAGATGGTTTTATCTATTTAGTTTCTTCTAATGGGACAACAGGTTCTAATAAGTCTTTAGAAGAACAACAAGCATACTATAAACACATTCAAGATTTAAAACTTAAAAACCCTGCTCTTATCGGCTTTGGGGTAAGAGATAAACACACCTATGACCTCACGAATCAATATAGCTCAGGGGCGATTATAGGAACAGCCTTTATGAAGCATATTAATGAACATGGCATTAGTGAGGAGAGTATTCATAACTTCATCAAGAGCATTAGGTAA
- the trpD gene encoding anthranilate phosphoribosyltransferase, with protein MKEILNHLIQHKTLTTEQAKEIVINMANDKYTDAQMASLLTTFIMRPITLEELRGFREGMLQLANKVDLSDYNPMDLCGTGGDGKDTFNISTLSSFVTAGAGVPVAKHGNYGVSSISGSSSVMENLGIHFKSTEAELKEQLTEANICFLHAPLFHPAMKRIAPVRKALGVKTFFNMLGPLTNPAQPKVQLVGLFNLELLRMYKYFLQAENTQYCIIHALDGYDECSLTKSAKLVNNKEEKLIDASYFNSPIIREEEIKGGKTVEESAYIFWQILKGKGTSAQNNVVLANSALAINTYYPELSILEAKARAEESLLGGKAKEKFEILKELR; from the coding sequence ATGAAAGAGATATTAAATCACTTAATACAACATAAGACACTTACTACAGAACAAGCCAAAGAGATAGTCATCAACATGGCTAATGACAAGTATACAGATGCACAGATGGCTTCTCTATTGACTACATTCATCATGAGACCCATCACATTAGAGGAGTTAAGAGGGTTCCGAGAAGGAATGCTACAGCTTGCTAATAAGGTGGATCTGTCCGACTATAACCCTATGGACTTATGTGGTACGGGAGGAGACGGAAAAGACACTTTTAATATATCTACACTGTCATCCTTTGTGACAGCAGGAGCAGGTGTACCTGTGGCTAAACATGGTAACTACGGAGTGTCTTCTATCTCAGGATCATCAAGTGTCATGGAGAACTTGGGTATTCATTTTAAAAGCACAGAAGCAGAACTAAAAGAACAATTGACAGAAGCAAATATCTGTTTTCTACATGCTCCTTTATTTCACCCAGCCATGAAGCGAATCGCCCCTGTGAGAAAAGCCCTTGGAGTGAAGACGTTCTTTAATATGCTAGGTCCTTTGACTAACCCTGCTCAGCCTAAGGTACAGTTAGTAGGTCTGTTTAATCTTGAGTTATTGAGAATGTATAAATACTTCTTGCAGGCAGAGAATACACAGTACTGCATTATACATGCCTTAGACGGCTATGATGAATGTAGCTTGACTAAATCAGCTAAGCTAGTCAATAACAAAGAAGAGAAACTAATAGACGCTTCTTACTTTAATAGTCCTATCATCCGTGAAGAAGAAATAAAAGGAGGAAAAACAGTAGAAGAGTCGGCGTATATCTTCTGGCAAATACTTAAAGGTAAAGGTACCTCTGCTCAGAATAATGTAGTCCTTGCTAATAGCGCTTTAGCTATTAATACCTACTATCCTGAACTAAGCATCTTAGAGGCAAAAGCAAGAGCAGAAGAGTCTCTACTGGGAGGAAAAGCAAAAGAGAAGTTTGAAATACTAAAAGAATTGAGATGA
- a CDS encoding phosphoribosylanthranilate isomerase, with protein sequence MKKIKICGMFDIDNINSVGQEHIDMMGFIFYPKSKRYVSTDINKAVDNLPHPIQKVGVFVNATREEITQRIKHYKLDYIQLHGNESPEDCAYHKEQGIKVIKAFSIGVKEDFSQIEQYESYCDLFVFDTPTPEYGGSGLSFDWDVLQHYQGSTPYLLSGGLGLHNIQSALLLRDDRLAGFDLNSKLENDQHHKEITLVRKLVKEIRDYERI encoded by the coding sequence ATGAAGAAAATAAAGATCTGTGGGATGTTTGATATAGACAATATTAATTCTGTTGGGCAAGAGCACATTGACATGATGGGATTTATCTTTTATCCCAAGTCAAAGCGATATGTAAGTACAGATATTAACAAGGCTGTTGATAATCTACCTCATCCAATTCAGAAAGTAGGTGTATTCGTCAATGCTACAAGAGAAGAAATAACTCAACGCATAAAGCATTATAAACTAGACTATATACAACTTCACGGTAACGAAAGCCCAGAAGATTGTGCTTACCATAAAGAGCAAGGAATAAAGGTAATCAAGGCGTTCTCTATAGGAGTAAAGGAGGATTTCAGTCAAATAGAACAATACGAATCCTATTGTGATTTATTTGTATTCGACACCCCTACTCCAGAGTATGGAGGTAGTGGATTATCATTTGATTGGGATGTATTACAGCATTATCAAGGTAGTACCCCTTATCTACTAAGTGGAGGATTAGGGTTACACAATATACAGTCCGCTTTGCTATTACGAGATGATAGATTAGCAGGCTTTGACCTCAACAGTAAATTAGAAAACGATCAACATCATAAAGAGATAACACTAGTGAGAAAACTAGTAAAAGAAATAAGAGACTATGAAAGAATTTAA
- a CDS encoding FeoA family protein: MSTTLDLLKRNEKGVIADFDMHKVPLKLLEMGCLPGNSVELLEVAPLGDPIYLCINDTHLSIRKELAKEIQVELIG; the protein is encoded by the coding sequence GTGAGTACAACTTTAGACTTATTAAAAAGAAATGAAAAAGGAGTGATAGCAGATTTCGATATGCACAAGGTTCCTTTAAAACTATTGGAAATGGGATGTCTACCTGGGAATTCGGTAGAACTATTAGAGGTAGCTCCTCTAGGTGACCCAATATATTTGTGTATTAATGATACACATTTATCTATTCGAAAAGAATTAGCTAAAGAGATACAAGTAGAATTAATTGGCTAA
- the trpC gene encoding indole-3-glycerol phosphate synthase TrpC → MKILEQIKAHKQIEVAQRKTIKSITDLRNAPLYNRIPLDFKSAILAKNNRAIIAEFKRQSPSKGIIHPNANITEIVKGYEANGAAALSILNDSQFFGALLTDFANARASVNLPLLQKDFILDEYQIEEAKAIGADAILLIAKMLPIERIKVLTDYAHQLGLQVLLETHTEQEIRDHLHTEFDLIGINNRDLNTFEVNIQHSIALANLLPHRAVKIAESGIQNAATLLELADNGFTGFLMGEYFMKTANPAEQLRLLQQEIKV, encoded by the coding sequence ATGAAGATATTAGAACAAATAAAAGCACATAAACAAATAGAAGTAGCACAACGCAAGACTATAAAGAGTATTACTGACCTAAGAAATGCTCCATTATACAACAGAATACCGCTTGATTTTAAGTCTGCTATACTTGCTAAGAACAACAGAGCGATCATCGCAGAGTTTAAGAGACAGTCTCCTTCTAAAGGAATCATTCATCCCAACGCTAATATCACTGAGATAGTAAAAGGATATGAAGCAAATGGAGCTGCGGCTTTATCAATTCTAAACGACAGTCAATTCTTTGGTGCTCTACTCACTGACTTTGCTAACGCACGTGCTTCAGTAAACCTGCCCCTATTACAGAAAGACTTTATCCTAGACGAGTACCAGATAGAAGAAGCTAAAGCGATAGGTGCAGACGCCATTCTATTGATCGCTAAAATGCTTCCTATCGAACGTATCAAAGTATTGACTGATTATGCACATCAGCTTGGCTTACAAGTATTATTAGAGACGCATACTGAACAAGAAATACGAGACCATTTACATACTGAGTTTGACCTCATTGGGATAAACAATAGAGATCTGAACACCTTTGAAGTAAATATTCAGCACAGTATCGCCTTAGCTAATCTATTGCCTCATCGAGCTGTGAAGATAGCAGAAAGCGGTATACAGAATGCCGCAACACTATTAGAATTAGCAGACAATGGATTCACAGGGTTCTTAATGGGAGAGTACTTTATGAAGACCGCTAATCCTGCTGAACAACTACGGTTATTACAACAAGAGATTAAAGTATAA
- a CDS encoding anthranilate synthase component II, with protein MKVLVIDNYDSFIYNVIHILKELGIETIDIIKNDKIALEQIDQYDKIILSPGPGIPSEAGKLMEVIAYAANHKDILGICLGHQAIGEYYGHQLKRLETPLHGISSPIQLAAPDELFQSMPDHSPIAHYHSWVIEEKDSELTVTAYDEQQNIMAVKHRTLNVRGVQFHPESILTTYGKEIIKNWIKN; from the coding sequence ATGAAAGTATTAGTAATCGACAACTATGATTCCTTTATCTACAATGTGATACACATCCTGAAAGAACTAGGAATAGAAACGATAGATATCATCAAGAATGATAAGATAGCACTAGAGCAAATAGATCAGTACGATAAGATTATCCTTTCGCCAGGGCCGGGTATACCATCAGAAGCAGGCAAACTAATGGAAGTGATAGCCTATGCTGCTAATCATAAAGACATATTAGGTATCTGCTTAGGGCATCAGGCTATAGGTGAGTACTATGGCCACCAATTAAAGAGACTAGAAACACCCTTACACGGCATATCATCACCTATACAGCTAGCTGCACCTGATGAACTATTCCAGTCTATGCCTGACCACTCCCCTATAGCTCACTATCACTCGTGGGTAATAGAAGAAAAGGACAGTGAACTAACAGTAACAGCCTATGACGAACAACAGAATATCATGGCTGTGAAGCATCGAACACTTAATGTCAGAGGAGTACAGTTTCACCCAGAGTCGATATTGACCACGTATGGAAAAGAGATTATTAAAAATTGGATTAAAAACTAA
- the feoB gene encoding ferrous iron transport protein B codes for MKKDIKVALIGNPNVGKTSVFNALTGLNHKIGNYPGITVDKKSGVAKLDDKVNATIIDLPGTYSINASSEDERIVLDLLFDPTNDDFPDVTVVVADIENLKRNLLLFTQVKELGVPTILAVNMADHMDEKGISLKIAELEKKLNTKIVLISAKKKLGIQELKQAILNYRTYSIEPCVNATAVDTEFFSKLALTFPNLSVFKLWMIYSQDIKIGNIGKKEIEAKGVHLSESEIKKLQHKKTIKRYQFINDVLKETYSRDVNKATDLRSKVDRILTHKVYGYLIFFAIMMLVFQAIFEWSSIPMDWIDEQFANLSSWVHDTMEPGKLTDLIADGIVPGIGGVMPFIPQIAILFMFISILEETGYMSRVVFLMDRLMRPFGLSGKSVVPLISGNACAIPAIMSARNIENPKERLITILVTPFTTCSARIPVYIIIIALVIPDTRVFGFLSIQGLTLTLFYLVGFLAALLSSWALSKYIKSERKSYFVIEMPNYRTPIIKNVVVNMYEKTKAFVVGAGKIIFVLSIIIWFLGAHGPGERFENAEKHITEVYQDKEVSEEELSEHIASYRLENSYIGILGKTIEPVIKPLGYDWKVGIAVLSSFVGREIFVGVLGTIYNVGSGDENDEDGRIKQKMAAEIWPDTGQPVFTLASGVSLMFFYAFAMQCTATVAIVKRETKSWKWTIYQLVFMTVFAYVAALIAYQLLK; via the coding sequence ATGAAAAAAGATATAAAAGTTGCCCTAATAGGTAATCCTAATGTAGGGAAAACCTCTGTATTCAATGCCCTGACAGGCCTTAACCATAAGATAGGAAATTATCCTGGTATTACTGTAGATAAAAAATCTGGAGTAGCGAAGTTAGATGATAAAGTAAACGCTACTATTATCGACTTACCTGGAACATATAGTATTAATGCGAGTTCTGAAGATGAGCGCATTGTGTTAGATTTATTATTTGATCCTACTAATGATGACTTTCCAGATGTTACTGTTGTAGTAGCTGATATAGAAAATCTAAAGCGTAACTTATTACTATTTACCCAAGTTAAAGAACTTGGTGTTCCTACGATACTAGCTGTTAATATGGCTGATCATATGGACGAGAAGGGGATTAGTCTTAAGATAGCTGAGTTAGAAAAGAAATTAAATACAAAGATTGTTTTAATCAGTGCGAAGAAAAAACTTGGTATTCAAGAGTTAAAACAAGCAATATTAAATTATAGAACGTATTCTATAGAGCCATGTGTTAATGCTACAGCAGTAGACACAGAGTTCTTTAGTAAACTTGCTTTGACATTCCCTAACCTTTCTGTATTCAAATTGTGGATGATCTATTCGCAAGATATCAAAATCGGAAATATAGGGAAGAAAGAAATAGAGGCGAAGGGAGTTCATTTGTCAGAAAGTGAAATCAAAAAGCTTCAACATAAAAAGACAATCAAGAGATATCAGTTTATCAACGACGTTTTAAAAGAAACGTACTCACGTGATGTCAATAAAGCTACAGATCTTCGTTCTAAAGTAGATAGAATACTTACCCATAAAGTGTATGGATATCTAATCTTCTTTGCGATTATGATGTTGGTCTTCCAGGCTATCTTTGAGTGGTCAAGTATTCCGATGGATTGGATAGATGAGCAGTTTGCTAATCTTAGTTCTTGGGTACATGATACGATGGAGCCAGGTAAGCTTACAGATTTGATAGCGGATGGTATCGTACCAGGTATTGGAGGGGTAATGCCTTTCATCCCTCAGATTGCTATTCTATTTATGTTTATTTCTATCTTAGAAGAGACAGGGTATATGAGTAGAGTGGTGTTCTTAATGGATAGATTAATGCGTCCATTCGGATTAAGTGGTAAATCAGTAGTGCCACTTATCTCTGGTAATGCATGTGCTATTCCGGCGATTATGTCTGCTCGTAATATTGAGAACCCTAAAGAAAGATTGATTACAATACTTGTAACACCGTTTACTACGTGTTCTGCTCGTATTCCAGTATATATTATCATTATTGCTTTAGTAATCCCTGATACACGTGTATTTGGGTTCTTAAGTATACAAGGATTGACATTGACGTTATTCTATCTAGTAGGATTCTTAGCAGCTTTATTGTCTTCTTGGGCATTGAGTAAATACATTAAGAGCGAGCGCAAGTCATACTTCGTAATCGAGATGCCAAACTACCGTACTCCTATTATTAAGAACGTAGTGGTGAATATGTATGAGAAGACTAAAGCATTCGTAGTAGGTGCAGGTAAGATTATATTCGTATTATCGATCATCATTTGGTTCTTAGGTGCTCATGGACCTGGAGAACGCTTTGAGAATGCTGAGAAACATATTACAGAAGTTTATCAAGATAAAGAGGTAAGTGAAGAAGAATTAAGTGAGCATATCGCTAGTTATAGATTAGAGAATTCTTATATCGGTATTCTAGGTAAAACAATAGAACCTGTAATCAAACCTCTAGGGTATGACTGGAAAGTAGGTATCGCAGTATTGTCTTCTTTCGTAGGACGTGAAATCTTTGTAGGAGTACTTGGAACTATTTATAATGTAGGATCTGGGGATGAGAATGATGAAGATGGACGTATTAAACAAAAAATGGCAGCAGAGATATGGCCTGATACAGGACAACCAGTCTTCACGCTAGCCAGTGGGGTGTCACTAATGTTCTTTTATGCTTTTGCGATGCAGTGTACAGCTACAGTAGCAATCGTGAAAAGAGAGACTAAGTCTTGGAAATGGACTATCTACCAATTAGTGTTTATGACTGTTTTTGCGTATGTCGCAGCTTTAATAGCATATCAACTTTTAAAATAA
- a CDS encoding SCO family protein, which produces MLHFFKKYKYFFIFFFLLCAGIMVMFYNALKYRKSLPVYTPAMVNPEMVDSLIQHEANKQKHKIAAFKFLNQNGDTITNKDYEGHIYVADFFFTTCTTICPIMSDNMVWLQDKIKTLPGVKLLSHSVTPDIDSVPVLKEYALHKGADDKIWNLVTGDKRDIYYIARNSYLAVKTGSPEEMYDMVHTENFILVDGNGRIRGFYDGTNLDTPDKETKNMQQLWEDIQWLYKHENNKAK; this is translated from the coding sequence ATGTTACACTTTTTCAAGAAATATAAATACTTTTTTATTTTCTTCTTCCTTTTATGTGCAGGAATCATGGTGATGTTCTACAATGCACTGAAGTATAGAAAATCACTACCAGTATATACACCAGCAATGGTGAATCCTGAGATGGTAGATAGTTTAATCCAACATGAAGCCAATAAACAGAAGCACAAGATAGCTGCTTTTAAGTTCTTAAACCAGAATGGTGATACAATTACAAATAAAGATTATGAAGGACATATCTATGTAGCTGATTTCTTCTTTACGACTTGTACTACGATTTGTCCTATCATGAGTGATAATATGGTTTGGCTTCAAGATAAGATTAAGACTCTGCCAGGCGTTAAATTATTATCACACTCAGTAACTCCTGATATCGATAGTGTGCCTGTGCTAAAAGAATATGCACTACACAAAGGGGCTGATGATAAGATATGGAACTTAGTAACAGGGGATAAAAGAGATATCTATTATATCGCTCGTAACTCTTACTTAGCTGTGAAGACGGGGTCTCCAGAAGAGATGTATGATATGGTACACACCGAAAACTTTATTCTAGTAGATGGCAATGGCCGTATCCGAGGATTCTATGATGGTACTAATCTAGATACTCCTGATAAAGAAACTAAGAATATGCAACAGCTATGGGAAGATATCCAATGGCTTTATAAACATGAAAATAATAAGGCGAAATAA
- the trpB gene encoding tryptophan synthase subunit beta gives MKEFNPNEQGYYGEYGGSFIPEMLYKNVSDLQESYLDIIQTEDFQQELNKLLKDYVGRPTPLFYSANLSAKYKAKIYLKREDLNHTGAHKINNTIGQVLLAKRLGKKRIIAETGAGQHGVATATTCALLNLECTVFMGAHDIERQKPNVERMRMLGAKVVAAESGSKTLKDATNEAIREWINNPQETYYVIGSVVGPHPYPDMVAKFQSIISKEIKAQLIEQENTPNPDYVVACVGGGSNAMGAFYHFIDNGHTKLIAVEAAGLGVETGQTAATIALGKQGIIHGSKTYLIQTEDGQIIEPYSISAGLDYPGIGPAHAYLSDTGKITVGSITDDEAIKAAFELTRIDGIIPALESAHALAYLNKMELKESDIVVVNLSGRGDKDMITYSKYFNHE, from the coding sequence ATGAAAGAATTTAACCCAAACGAACAAGGATATTACGGAGAGTACGGAGGTTCATTTATCCCTGAGATGCTGTATAAGAACGTATCAGACTTACAAGAGAGCTACCTAGATATCATACAGACAGAAGATTTTCAACAAGAACTAAATAAGCTACTTAAAGATTATGTAGGAAGACCTACTCCTCTATTCTATTCTGCTAACTTGTCTGCTAAATATAAAGCAAAGATTTATCTGAAAAGAGAAGATCTAAATCACACAGGAGCCCATAAGATCAACAATACGATAGGACAAGTACTCTTAGCCAAACGTCTAGGCAAAAAGAGAATTATAGCTGAGACAGGTGCAGGACAGCACGGGGTAGCTACTGCTACTACTTGCGCACTATTAAATCTAGAGTGCACTGTATTTATGGGAGCACATGATATCGAACGTCAGAAACCTAATGTAGAACGCATGCGTATGCTAGGGGCAAAAGTAGTAGCTGCTGAGAGTGGGAGCAAGACTTTAAAAGACGCTACAAATGAAGCTATACGCGAATGGATCAATAACCCACAAGAGACCTATTATGTGATCGGTTCTGTAGTAGGGCCTCACCCTTATCCTGATATGGTAGCGAAGTTTCAATCTATCATCAGTAAAGAAATAAAAGCACAGCTCATAGAGCAAGAGAATACTCCTAATCCAGACTATGTAGTAGCATGTGTAGGTGGAGGAAGTAATGCGATGGGCGCTTTCTACCACTTTATAGATAATGGTCATACAAAGTTAATCGCAGTAGAAGCGGCAGGTCTAGGAGTAGAAACAGGACAGACTGCGGCTACTATCGCCTTAGGAAAACAAGGTATTATACACGGTAGCAAGACTTACCTTATACAGACTGAGGACGGACAGATTATAGAGCCTTATTCTATCTCTGCCGGATTAGATTATCCTGGTATAGGGCCTGCACATGCCTATCTGAGTGATACAGGTAAGATCACTGTAGGTAGTATCACTGATGATGAAGCGATCAAGGCTGCTTTTGAACTAACGCGTATAGATGGTATTATACCTGCTCTAGAGTCAGCACACGCCTTAGCGTACCTAAATAAGATGGAGCTAAAAGAAAGCGATATCGTAGTGGTAAACTTATCAGGACGAGGCGATAAAGACATGATTACTTACTCTAAATACTTTAACCATGAATAA